In the Apteryx mantelli isolate bAptMan1 chromosome 1, bAptMan1.hap1, whole genome shotgun sequence genome, one interval contains:
- the LOC136992243 gene encoding uncharacterized protein yields MDSLFHVLIFTCLALTIAEGFLIIHVQKQQCLSEKKGVIMEKCNMTHLNQQWRWTANDRLLHVKSGQCLSISTRSALSSRSIIVDCPQAVRWTCHEEDGLLKVANSSLFLTKQGQKVMAKQSKKYLHSWMQLGASETGKLVYVNLCSKQDLQDAETSVWSTITTSSPFNAITSRPESLLKSSTQTFIRDVTEHFSKNAIENLYFDLKSAVTKKPWILTTTLQYSSTTEELQKNSASSLQHDPGMHNVL; encoded by the exons ATGGATTCCTTATTTCACGTCCTGATTTTTACCTGTCTTGCTTTGACAATCGCAG AAGGGTTTCTGATTATCCATGTCCAGAAACAGCAGtgtctttcagaaaagaaaggagtCATTATGGAAAAGTGCAATATGACCCATCTCAACCAGCAGTGGAGGTGGACAGCAAATGACAGGCTCCTCCATGTTAAATCTGGCCAGTGCCTGAGCATCTCTACACGCTCTGCCCTGTCGTCTCGCAGCATCATCGTTGATTGCCCCCAGGCAGTCAGGTGGACTTGCCACGAGGAGGACGGGCTCCTGAAGGTGGCCAACAGCTCTCTCTTTCTCACAAAGCAAGGTCAGAAGGTAATGGCCAAGCAGAGTAAGAAATACCTTCATTCATGGATGCAGCTAGGAGCCAGCGAGACAGGAAAACTCGTCTATGTAAATCTGTGCTCCAAGCAAG ATCTTCAAGATGCAGAAACTTCTGTATGGAGTACAATAACTACATCCTCCCCTTTTAATGCTATTACGTCTAGGCCTGAAAGTCTGCTTAAGAGTAGCACGCAGACATTCATCAGAGATGTAACTGAACACTTCAGTAAAAATGCCATTGAAAATCTCTATTTTGACTTGAAATCTGCAGTAACAAAGAAACCCTGGATTCTGACAACTACTCTTCAATACTCTAGCACTACAGAGGAG CTGCAGAAAAATTCTGCCTCTTCTCTACAGCATGATCCTGGCATGCACAATGTGTTGTGA